The Methanopyrus kandleri AV19 DNA segment ACTATACCTCCACAACATCACGGTTCATCCTGAATGTTTGATTACTTACATGTTCCTTCACGCGAATCTCATCCATTTATTGTTCAACATGCTAGGATTATTGACATTCGGAGTGCAACTAGAGCGTGTACTCTCTACATCAGAGTTCCTCGTACTTTATTTACTGTCCGGGTTAATGGGTGGACTGGCGCAGACTGCGCTAACGCCGGATGTTCCTGTAGTGGGTGCATCCGCGGCCATCTTCGGATTACTCGGGTGCCTCACGATGCTAAGACCGATGAGTATGATGATGTTCCTGTTCATCCCGATGCCTTTGGCGTTATTCGCCGTCCTTTACGCGGCACTAGCTCTATTCGTGATCCAATCGGGGGTCGTCACGCAAGTGGCGCACGCAGGCCATCTCGTAGGGATGATAGTCGGAGGGGTGCTGGCACTACTCTACAGGCCGAGTGAAGCCTTGAAGGGGCTACTGGCGGTAGCAGCGATCACCGCACTGCTATTGGCGGGCTACTGGTTCCTGACCCACCCCTGATAGGGGCGAAATGTTTATTATCACCTTGATGTTCGGGTGCCTATGGACGAAGGGCCCGCAGCTCAGCCTGGCAGAGCGCGGCCTTGGCGCGGCCGTGGCCCCGGGTTCAAATCCCGGCGGGTCCACCACCACTAATTGTTACGAGAAACGTTACAATTACCACATCGGACGGCCCCGCCCCCGGAGCACCGGCCCGAAAGATTAATAAGTTCGTAAGGGGAGGGCCAGCAGCTGGGAGGAGGGCCCGCAGCTCAGCCAGGTTAGAGCGCGGGGCTGATAACCCCGAGGTCCCGGGTTCAAATCCCGGCGGGCCCACCACCACTAATTGTTACGAGAACCATAACAATAGATCCGACGGGCGAGTCACCTGGCGTCCACCCCGGACCGCTGGGTATCAGTGACCGAAGACGCAGGTGCTCACCTGATATTAAAAGGGGAGCCGAAAGGCGGCAGGAGTTTGCCGGAAAGCCTTGCCGGATAAAAGTGGGGGAAATCAATGGCGGCCGAAAGCATAGCTAAGGCCGTGCACGATGTGCTAGCGACGTGGGGTGCCCAAGGACCGGGTGCGATCTTCTTCCTAGTATGGGCAGCCGTGTTAGTCGTCGGAATGCAGTTAGGTTTCATGTTCCTAGAAGCAGGCCAGGTACGGACGAAGAACGTCGTCAGCGTCCTGATGAAGAACCTGCTAGACTTGTCGCTCGGAGGTATTGTCTTCATCTTCTTCGGATTCGCACTGGCCTTCCCGGACTACGCGCAGAGCATCGGCAAGTGGATTGCCACCATGTTCACGGCGAACCCGTGGAGCGCCGATCCGATGAAGGCCGCCGATCCCTACAACCTAGCGTACTGCTTCTTCCAGTTCGCGTTCTGCGCCACGGCGGCGACCATCGTCTCGGGAGCCGTCGCCGAGCGGATCAACTTCAAGGCGTGCCTGGTGATGACGGTGCTAATCACGGGGCTACTGTACCCGATCTTCGTGCTGTGGACGTGGGGCGGCGGCTGGATGGGCGGCGACACCGGCCTGTTCGCCAAGGTCTTCGGACAGCCGTACCACGACTTCGCCGGATCGACCGTGGTGCACGCGATCGGAGGTTTCCTGGCGATGGCCGCCGCCTACCTGCTGGGTCCGAGGATCGGGAGGTTCAAGAACGGCAAGCCTGTGCCGATCCCGGGGCACAACATCCCGCAGGCGTTCCTGGGAGCGCTTTTCCTGGCGATTACCTGGTACGGTTTCAACGTAGGTAGCTCGGCGGTGCTCTACGACCCGACGAACGAGTCGTGGATCAGCTCGTTAGTGGCCACTCGCGATGTGTGGTGGAGCCGCGGCGGCCGCCTTCACGACGAGGTTCGACCCACTCTGGGCAGCCAACGGTCTGATCGCGGGACTGGTCGCGATCTGCGCCGGATGTGACATCATGAGTCCGTTTGGAGCCCTGCTCACGGGTATCGTGGCGGGACTGATCATCAAGCCGGCGTTCCGACTGCTGGAGAAGCTGGAGATCGACGACGTGGTCGCCGCGTGTCCGGTACACGGATTCGCGGGCGTTTGGGGAGCGATCGCGGCCGGAATCTTCGGAGCTGAAGCTCTAGGCGGCGCCGGTGGTGTGAGCCTAGCCGCGCAGATCGTCGGTGCTCTCGTGTGCATAGCCTGGGCGCTGGGCTCAGGATTTGCGACCTTCTACGTGATCGACAAGGTGATCGGGCTGAGAGCGACGGAAGAGGAGGAGAAAGGTCTGGACGAGACCGAGTTCGGCGTCAGCGCCTACCCGTACATGGAGACCAGGGATTGAACGAGCTGGGGGTGAACCCCGATGTACATGATCGAAGCCGTCATCAGGCCGGAGAAGTTGGACGATGTGAAAGAGGCGCTGGACGAGGCCGGCTATCCTGGTATGACCGTGATTCACGTGAAGGGCCGTGGTCGGCAGCGGGGAATCGTACACCGGTACCGTGACGAGGAGTACCGGACCGATCTCCTCGACAAGATCCTGCTGAAGGTCGCCGTTCCCACCGAGGATGACGTCGAGAAGGTCATCGACGTCATCTGTGAGCACGCGAAGACGGGCAGGCCCGGCGACGGTATGATCTTCGTCATCCCGCTCGAGGACGCCGTCCGCGCGCGCACCGGAGAGCGTGGGGACGACGCACTGTCCACCGAGGAGTGATCGATTTCTTCCCCCTCCGCCGTAATCGTTACTGGTTCAATAACGATTGTCGCATGCGGGAGGCCGGGAGCTCAGCTAGGAGCTCAGAAGCGCCACTCGGCTGGGTGGTGACTCGTCGACTAGCTCGAATCCCGCGTGCTCCGCGATCTCCGCCGCGAACTTCCGTACCTCTTCGTGCGAGGGCATGTTGTCCGGCGACATCCGGAAGGCCGCCCATCCCACGCACATGAACGCCTTCACTTCGACATAGTCCGGCTCGACGTCGGCCAGCAGTTCACCGAACTCCTCGGCGGTCCCCTCCATGTTCCAGCCTTTAATCGCAGTGATGCGGATCACCGTCCGGCAGGAGAGGGAATTCAGTAACTCCAACGTCCTCATGATCCGGTCCCAGGAGTCCGGAATCGTAGGTCTATTGATCTGACGATGTAGCTCCTCGTTCGGTGAATCCAAGGACACGTACAGCTGTGTCGGCTCACGTTCCAGTTCCTCCACTCGGTCGGGTCGCAGCCCGTTGGTTACCAGGAACGTAGTGTCAAACCCATGGGAATGAAAAGCGTCGATCAGTTCGCCGATTCTTGGGTACAGGGTGGGTTCACCTGCGAGACTGATCGCGGCGTGTCTGGGCTCGAGGGATTCTTTCCAGCGTTTACGAGCTTCACCTTCGAGGTGCCCGTACCCTTGGAGGAAGCGTCGCTGTTGCTCTACGCTCTCCTCTACGATCAGGTCGGGATCGTCCGGATCGGGTACATCGTGAGTTCCTACGGTGAGTTCGACCGGTCTCCAGCAGTACACGCAGCGCTGCTGACACCAAGCTACCGTAGGAGTCATCTGAAGGCACCGATGACTCTCCACCCCGTAGAATTTCGCCTTGTAGCAGTGCCTACCGTTCTTAATCGCTTCCCGGCACCAGTGACACGGCTTGACCGCGGAATGCTTCCCGACTAGACCATAACCCTGCTTACGGAGGACCTTCAATACGTCCGCGTGTAGCAACCTAGATCACCCCCGAACGGCCTTTCCCGTCCGAAAAAATTCCCGGCTTAACAGTAGTCATCATGAGGTCGGTCGCATTCACTCGGGAAGTTACCACGGCTTTCCTCAATGATAATAACGTGGTCGGATGGGTAACACGATCTTGCCAACATCGGTGATCCGCTCGGGCGGCTGCTCGTAAGATTCGAAGTCGAGTTGAACGGGATTATTCTGTTGTTCATGTTAAGGTTAGGATAACGTCCGCTCGCTACCACGGAGGGGGTACCGGCTGTACGTATATGCGAGAATCGGCTTGATTTCATCGAGGAATTACGCGTCGTGAGGAGGCACTAAGTATGAGGTAACCGGTCATCCGATCGGCGTCGGCGCACGTAACCCTTATATATTCTGTCCTATGTCGCCCACCCTCGGGAACGGGCCCGCGGTGTAGCCAGGTCTATCATGCGGGGCTCCAGGGACCCGCCGATGACTTCCATGGGGTGTGCCGGACCTGGTGGGGAGACCCCTGGAGCGACGAGGCGGGTCGAAGACACCCCGTGACCCGGGTTCAAATCCCGGCGGGCCCACCAAGGCCCAAATCGTTATGAAAACCATAACGGTAGCTCCGTCGGTGGGAGCACTCACCTGCTGCTCACTCTCCGAGTTCCTTCTTGATCAAGTGCCCGATAACGGCGGTAACAGCCCCGATGGCCGTGGCGGTTTCGAGGGAGATCCTACGGCCGGTGATGTCGAGGTGGTACTCACACGCTTCGAGTACCTCAGCGGGCAGTCCACGCCGTCCTAGGCCGAAAACCAGGGTTACAGATCGGGGCCGGAGGATTTCTCGAACCACGTCCTCGGGTTCGATGGCCTTCCGCTCGTCGGGACGACACGTCGTCCCGACGATCGTACCGAGTTGAGGTGGGAAGCCACGCACTGGGTAGTCGTAAACCTCCAACAGGTTGCGCTCGGCCAGCACCAGCACCTCACGTCCCGAAGCGCCGATAGTGGTCTCCTCGGCGACGTACTCGGCGAGTTCGTGCGGAGTCTCCACGCCCAGATCGTCGAGTGGGAACCCGAAGAGAGCGAGCTTGAAGTCGAAGGCCACGCAGAGCGGTGCTGCCCGGGCGATCGTCCGGGCGTGTATCTCGTGGAAGCGCCGCGGGTCGTAGGAATTGTACAGGCCGATAGTCACCCTGCCAGCGCGCTTAGGCATCGCTGGAAGATTCCCCCTTGGTCACTCCGGTGGCGATGAAGTGGGCGACCCGGATAGGTTCGGGAAGACGGTGGCGAGTCGCCGTGCGTTTGAGCACTACTCTAGCGACGTCAGGTTCGACTCCGGCGCACTGGAAGTAGACTGGGGGCTCGTCCCGACGTGTTTTCACGCTGTGAACCGGGCCGGCCCTGAGGACTATCTTCCGGCGTTCCTCGGTGCGGTCCAGGTTACTCAGAGCGGAGACCACGGAGGCCACGTCGGGCCGGCGCTTGATCACGGAGATCACGGGTAGGCCCGTTTCCTCGTGTAGCTTTTTAATGTCCAGAACGTTGAACCCCGCGAACGTGATTCCGTCGGTCAGGATTACGCGCAGTTGAGGCCTGTGTTTTGATCTGTTAACCATCTCCGCGATCCGATCGGTGACGTCGAGACCGTCGACGGTGACCTCCGTGCTCATCACGCCGTCGATCCACTGTCCGCCACGCATCACGACACCGACAACGAGTGCCCTATCGTCCTCGGGACCGTAGTAGCCGTCGTCGATTCCCAACACCCTGATCTCGGGCTTCACCTCTCTGAGCTTCAACTTTCCTTCTCCTCCAGCGCCCCCGAGAACTCCTCCTTCGCTTCTTCCACCAGCTCCAGCAGTTCCTCTATGGCCCGCTCGAGGGCTTCTCTGGCGTCGGCGTCCTCATCGACAGCCCGTATACGCATCTTCGGCGGTACGTACCGTTCTTCGTCGACTTTGTGTTCTTTACCGAGTATAGGGTGCTCAATCCTGTAAGTTGCGATGATTCCGTCCTGCCGGTTTAAGGCCCACCTTAAGAGATTACATAACGTGTGGTCCTCACCGGGCAGCTCGAGTAGGACCTCATCTTTATCGTATTTCTTAACGACAACTTCAACCTCGGGCAGTTTCACGGCACCTTCACCCCGTCACAAGGGTTCATGGAGGAAGTCCTCCAGGGTTTTACCCCTACCTTTACGGGCTTTCCGGAGCTCGGACGCTATCTCCTCTAATTTGCGCTCCGTGGACTTCGGGTCCTCCCGGAGCTCACAACGTCCATCTTCTCCCTCCCGGAGTACTCCCCGTTCGATGGCCTCGTAGGCCAGGTCCATAGGGTCGACGTCGTACTCGTGGGAAAGGATGGCCAGCATTCGACGCACGGGTTCCGACGCCGCGTAAAACCTGGCCTCGCGGTAAGCCTCGGCGAGTTCTCTAACGAACTCGCGGAGCTCACTCATGGGCGCGTTCGTGGTGATCCACGGACCACGAACCCTCACCCGGTAGCCCCGGCGGCGGAGTGCGTCGCGCAGTAGCTCGGATGGTATCTTCGGGGCACCGGCTTCCCTGCAGATCGTACTCAGATGGAGCCTAACCTGCTTCTCTTCTTCCGACTCGGACAGGACGGTCCTGCGAAGTTCTCCCAACTTGCGGATGTGAGCTTTGACCGCGGCATGCGGGCCGAATACCTTCACTTTAACCCGGGTACCGCGAAGCTCCACGACGGTGTCTACACCTCGGGCCTGAGTGGCTTCGACGGCACGGAGGAATCGCTGGGCGGAGTCACGGTCGGGGAAGGTGAATGTTATCTCGCGCTTCTCCATCTTAGGCATCGCTCTCGGCCTCCCGCAAGTAGCCGGCCGCAACTTTTCTTGTCTCGGTGTGACCGCACACGGGGCAACGGAGAGTCCGACCCTTCACCTTTTCGAGCTCGGATCTACATCGGGTGCAGTACGCGAGGACCACCCCGTATTCTTTACCCACAGTGGACAGCTGTACCGGCATCTTGGTGCTCACGACTCGAGCGCGAACGATGTCTCCGGGCTGAAACTCGTCGGCCAGATCCTCCACGTAGGCGTCTCTGACCTTTGAGATATGGATCCCTCCCACTCCGGAGGTTGGGGGCTCACGGTCCGTCCGATCGTCCACGAAGCATATCTTGACGAGAACGACCTGCTCTTTCACCGACTGTACTCGTCCGATCACCGAGGCTCCCCGTTTCAATTTCGGTGGTGTGTCCACGTACGGTTCGACGCGAACCTCACGCTCCTCGAGATCCACTTCCACTCGCCCGGTGATGGCGGCCCGAACGACACCACCATCCTCGTAGGTACCTGGGCCAGGGTAGAACGCCTCCGCCACGGTTATCTTGTCGCCGGGCAGTACGAACTTCCCGGGCTCCACGTAGCGTCTCACGACTTCCTCGTCCGGGCGCTTTCGACCTGTCTCTTCACCTCCTCCCCGAACAGTCTCAGGAACTCCTCGACCCTGCTTTCGGGGACGACG contains these protein-coding regions:
- a CDS encoding DUF2067 family protein, which translates into the protein MPKMEKREITFTFPDRDSAQRFLRAVEATQARGVDTVVELRGTRVKVKVFGPHAAVKAHIRKLGELRRTVLSESEEEKQVRLHLSTICREAGAPKIPSELLRDALRRRGYRVRVRGPWITTNAPMSELREFVRELAEAYREARFYAASEPVRRMLAILSHEYDVDPMDLAYEAIERGVLREGEDGRCELREDPKSTERKLEEIASELRKARKGRGKTLEDFLHEPL
- a CDS encoding RpoL/Rpb11 RNA polymerase subunit family protein produces the protein MKLPEVEVVVKKYDKDEVLLELPGEDHTLCNLLRWALNRQDGIIATYRIEHPILGKEHKVDEERYVPPKMRIRAVDEDADAREALERAIEELLELVEEAKEEFSGALEEKES
- the twy1 gene encoding 4-demethylwyosine synthase TYW1; this translates as MLHADVLKVLRKQGYGLVGKHSAVKPCHWCREAIKNGRHCYKAKFYGVESHRCLQMTPTVAWCQQRCVYCWRPVELTVGTHDVPDPDDPDLIVEESVEQQRRFLQGYGHLEGEARKRWKESLEPRHAAISLAGEPTLYPRIGELIDAFHSHGFDTTFLVTNGLRPDRVEELEREPTQLYVSLDSPNEELHRQINRPTIPDSWDRIMRTLELLNSLSCRTVIRITAIKGWNMEGTAEEFGELLADVEPDYVEVKAFMCVGWAAFRMSPDNMPSHEEVRKFAAEIAEHAGFELVDESPPSRVALLSS
- a CDS encoding P-II family nitrogen regulator is translated as MYMIEAVIRPEKLDDVKEALDEAGYPGMTVIHVKGRGRQRGIVHRYRDEEYRTDLLDKILLKVAVPTEDDVEKVIDVICEHAKTGRPGDGMIFVIPLEDAVRARTGERGDDALSTEE
- a CDS encoding DUF531 domain-containing protein, yielding MPKRAGRVTIGLYNSYDPRRFHEIHARTIARAAPLCVAFDFKLALFGFPLDDLGVETPHELAEYVAEETTIGASGREVLVLAERNLLEVYDYPVRGFPPQLGTIVGTTCRPDERKAIEPEDVVREILRPRSVTLVFGLGRRGLPAEVLEACEYHLDITGRRISLETATAIGAVTAVIGHLIKKELGE
- a CDS encoding ammonium transporter; its protein translation is MAAESIAKAVHDVLATWGAQGPGAIFFLVWAAVLVVGMQLGFMFLEAGQVRTKNVVSVLMKNLLDLSLGGIVFIFFGFALAFPDYAQSIGKWIATMFTANPWSADPMKAADPYNLAYCFFQFAFCATAATIVSGAVAERINFKACLVMTVLITGLLYPIFVLWTWGGGWMGGDTGLFAKVFGQPYHDFAGSTVVHAIGGFLAMAAAYLLGPRIGRFKNGKPVPIPGHNIPQAFLGALFLAITWYGFNVGSSAVLYDPTNESWISSLVATRDVWWSRGGRLHDEVRPTLGSQRSDRGTGRDLRRM
- a CDS encoding rhomboid family intramembrane serine protease, with product MSLTMLMFLLNVLAYVLSVGPDGIIRPDVLYSYGLYLHNITVHPECLITYMFLHANLIHLLFNMLGLLTFGVQLERVLSTSEFLVLYLLSGLMGGLAQTALTPDVPVVGASAAIFGLLGCLTMLRPMSMMMFLFIPMPLALFAVLYAALALFVIQSGVVTQVAHAGHLVGMIVGGVLALLYRPSEALKGLLAVAAITALLLAGYWFLTHP
- a CDS encoding exosome complex RNA-binding protein Csl4; the protein is MRRYVEPGKFVLPGDKITVAEAFYPGPGTYEDGGVVRAAITGRVEVDLEEREVRVEPYVDTPPKLKRGASVIGRVQSVKEQVVLVKICFVDDRTDREPPTSGVGGIHISKVRDAYVEDLADEFQPGDIVRARVVSTKMPVQLSTVGKEYGVVLAYCTRCRSELEKVKGRTLRCPVCGHTETRKVAAGYLREAESDA
- a CDS encoding ammonium transporter translates to MCGGAAAAAFTTRFDPLWAANGLIAGLVAICAGCDIMSPFGALLTGIVAGLIIKPAFRLLEKLEIDDVVAACPVHGFAGVWGAIAAGIFGAEALGGAGGVSLAAQIVGALVCIAWALGSGFATFYVIDKVIGLRATEEEEKGLDETEFGVSAYPYMETRD
- a CDS encoding DUF99 family protein, whose protein sequence is MKLREVKPEIRVLGIDDGYYGPEDDRALVVGVVMRGGQWIDGVMSTEVTVDGLDVTDRIAEMVNRSKHRPQLRVILTDGITFAGFNVLDIKKLHEETGLPVISVIKRRPDVASVVSALSNLDRTEERRKIVLRAGPVHSVKTRRDEPPVYFQCAGVEPDVARVVLKRTATRHRLPEPIRVAHFIATGVTKGESSSDA